The DNA segment TGCGGCGGCGCAGCTCGGGCTCGGAGGCGAACCGCACGAGCTTCTGGATGAGGGCCTTGCCGCTGTCGTCGGCGGGGTGCGACTTGCCGGCGACCACGAGCTGCACCGGGCGGTCGGGATGCGTGAGCAGGGCCCGCAGCCGGTCGGGGTCGTGCAGCATCAGGGTGAGGCGCTTGTACGTGGGCACGCGGCGCGCGAAGCCGATGGTGAGCACGTCGGGGTCGAGCAGCTCCGCCATCCAGGCGGGGGCGGCGATGCCGGGGTTCTGCTCGGCCCACGCCGCCGTCATCCGGGCGCGGGCGTCGGCGACAAGCTGCTCGCGCATCGCCCGGCGCACCGACCACAGGTCGGCGTCGGTGATGGCGGGCGAGTTCCAGTCGCAGGCCGCCGTCTCGAAGGTTCCGAGCTTGGTGCGGGCGAGCTCGACCATGCGCGGGTCGGTCCACGTGGGGGCGTGCACGCCGTTCGTGACGGAGGTGATGGGCACGTCATCCTGATCGAAGCCCGGCCAGAGCGCGCCGAACATGCCGCGCGAGACATCGCCGTGCAGGCGCGAGACGCCGTTGGCGCGCTGCGCGAGGCGCAGCCCCATGACCGCCATGTTGAAGACGGCGGGGTCGCCGCCCTCGTAGTCCTCGGCTCCGAGGGGAAGCACGTCGGCGGCGGCGACACCGGGCAGCAGGTCGGTCGACAGGTACCGCTCGATGAGCGCGGCCTCGAAGCGGTCGATGCCGGCGGGCACGGGCGTGTGGGTGGTGAACAGGGTGCCCGCGCGCACGACCTGCAGCGCCTCGGCGAAGCTGAGGCCGCCGGCGACGAGGTCGCTGATGCGCTCGAGGCCCAGGAATCCGGCGTGCCCCTCGTTGGTGTGGAAGACCTCGGGTGAGGGGGTGCCGCTGATCGCGACGTAGCGCTTGATGGCCCGCACGCCGCCGATGCCGAGCAGGAGCTCCTGGAGCAGGCGGTGCTCGCCGCCGCCGCCGTAGAGGCGGTCGGTCACGCCACGGAGGGCATCGCTGTTGTCGGGAATGTCGGTGTCGAGCAGCAGCAGCACGACCCGGCCGACCTGCATCTGCCAGATGTGCGCGTGCAGGGCCTCGCCGCCGGGCAGGCTCAGCGAGATGCGGGCGGCGCTGCCGTCGAGCTCGCGCACCAGCTGCATCGGCAGGCCGTCGGGGTCGATCAGCGGGTAGCTCTCGCGCTGCCAGCCCTCGGCGTCGATCGCCTGGCGGAAGTAGCCGGCCCGGTAGAACAGGCCGACGCCGATGAGGGGCACGCCGAGGTCGCTCGCGCTCTTGAGGTGGTCGCCGGCGAGGATGCCCAGGCCGCCCGAGTACTGCGGGATCGCCGAGGCGATGCCGAACTCGGGCGAGAAGTAGGCGATGCGGGCAGGGGCATCGGCGAGCGACTGGTACCAGCGCGGCTGCTCGAGGTAGGCGGTGAGGTCGTCGCGCAGAGCGGCAGCCTCGGCGAGGAAGCCGGTGTCGTGGGCGAGCTCGTCGAGGCGCTGCGGCTCGACGGCGCCCAGCAGGGCGACGGGGTCGTGCCCGAGCGCCTCCCAGCGCTCGGGGTCGATGCGCGCGAAGAGCGCCTTGGTGGGCTCGTGCCACGACCAGCGCAGGTTGGCCGCGAGCGCCGCGACGGCGTCGAGTGCCTCGGGCAGCACGGTACGGACGGTGAAGCGGCGGATCGCCTTCACGCTCATCACTCCTCGACCGGGGCGTGGTGGAGGAGCCCCGGGATTCTCACTCTAGGCGAGCGCGCGCGATGCCGGGAACCGGTTCCAGGCGGGACACCCGGGGGTTAACGACGAACAGCGGTTAACGACGAACAGGGCCGGTCTCGCGATCGGGGGATGCGAGGCTCGGCCCTGTGCTTCGGAGCATTCGGGTTGCTCCAAACAGTCGGTGCGCTCCGCGGGCTTCGGGTCTGCCCGCGGTTCGCTTTCCGAACATCAGAATAGGACGGCGGTCCGACACCGACCAAGTCTTGATGAGAATTCACGTACCCCGGCCGGGGGACATTTTGTCCGCATAAGGGAGGACACCGTCTCGGATGCCCCACCAGCGTAGGGTCGAAGGGTGGCTTCGACGCAGACCCCGCCCTTCGTCCCGCGCATCGGGCGCATCCCCATCCGCGGGCTGAGCCCGCAGCAGCCCGAGAACCGCTGGCCCAGCACCGCCTACGTCGGCGAGCTCGTGCCGTTCGCGGCCACCGTCTTCCGCGAGGGCCACGACCGCCTCGGCGCCGACCTCGTGCTCACCCTGCCCGACGGCACCGTCGCCCGGCACGCCCTCGCCCAGCACGGCGCGGGCACCGACCGCTGGCAGACGGCGGTGCTGCTCGA comes from the Microcella frigidaquae genome and includes:
- the glgP gene encoding alpha-glucan family phosphorylase, encoding MKAIRRFTVRTVLPEALDAVAALAANLRWSWHEPTKALFARIDPERWEALGHDPVALLGAVEPQRLDELAHDTGFLAEAAALRDDLTAYLEQPRWYQSLADAPARIAYFSPEFGIASAIPQYSGGLGILAGDHLKSASDLGVPLIGVGLFYRAGYFRQAIDAEGWQRESYPLIDPDGLPMQLVRELDGSAARISLSLPGGEALHAHIWQMQVGRVVLLLLDTDIPDNSDALRGVTDRLYGGGGEHRLLQELLLGIGGVRAIKRYVAISGTPSPEVFHTNEGHAGFLGLERISDLVAGGLSFAEALQVVRAGTLFTTHTPVPAGIDRFEAALIERYLSTDLLPGVAAADVLPLGAEDYEGGDPAVFNMAVMGLRLAQRANGVSRLHGDVSRGMFGALWPGFDQDDVPITSVTNGVHAPTWTDPRMVELARTKLGTFETAACDWNSPAITDADLWSVRRAMREQLVADARARMTAAWAEQNPGIAAPAWMAELLDPDVLTIGFARRVPTYKRLTLMLHDPDRLRALLTHPDRPVQLVVAGKSHPADDSGKALIQKLVRFASEPELRRRIVFLPNYDIGMARLLYPGTDIWLNNPLRPLEACGTSGMKAALNGSLNLSILDGWWNEYYDAENGWAIPTADAAGDEAERDKLEAEAMYDLIEHQIAPRFYDRDADGLPRRWLQSIRHTLATLSPELSADRMVREYVERLYVPAAHAHRAIAADDHRPARDLAGWKAHVAREWPHVAVTHVESGGVQSPQVGDQLKVRAHVQLAGLSADDVLVEVVFGRARNGDDLADVHRQPLELADHELGQPATFTGTVPLDRSGSFGYNVRVTPRHPLLASPAELGLVAVAH